In the genome of Gemmatimonadota bacterium, one region contains:
- a CDS encoding esterase, with the protein MSVEKTDCTCRETIVPFTARDRFEGNLIHVEGPRKPVKGPVLLVHGAGVRANIFRSPVETTLVQYLIDHGYDVWLENWRASSDFD; encoded by the coding sequence ATGTCCGTTGAAAAAACCGACTGCACCTGCCGGGAGACGATCGTCCCCTTTACCGCGCGAGACCGGTTCGAAGGCAATCTGATCCACGTGGAAGGCCCTCGGAAGCCCGTGAAGGGGCCCGTGCTGCTCGTGCACGGAGCCGGCGTAAGAGCCAATATCTTCAGATCTCCAGTCGAAACTACGCTGGTACAGTATCTCATTGACCACGGCTACGACGTCTGGCTGGAGAATTGGCGAGCCAGCAGCGATTTCGACA
- a CDS encoding GMC family oxidoreductase, protein MGKDTAKSWTDDALQFAREAESQIRGAYEGAMNNTQIYLVMTHDDANGEMYLQDDRLRIKWPGVGKQEIFRKVNENLIRVTEAHKGIFIKNLLWSEFFGHDLITVHPLGGCAMGTDAGAGVVNHKGQVFADTHGTMVHEGLYVTDGSVMPRAVGVNPLLTISAVSERCCALIARDRGWAYNVDLPSTPPPETVVPDKIGIRFTETMKGYFSTRVKDDFQDACDQGEKDGSDFQFILTIQTDDMEHMITDDEHPARMIGSVTAPALSDEPLTVTDGHFNLFADHPTEPDTKNMKYRMKLASETGDRFYFYGYKVLRDDFGLDIWSDTTTLCISVWRG, encoded by the coding sequence GTGGGCAAAGACACGGCCAAGAGCTGGACCGATGACGCCCTGCAGTTTGCCCGGGAGGCCGAGAGCCAGATTCGCGGCGCGTACGAAGGCGCAATGAACAACACCCAGATATACCTGGTGATGACCCACGACGACGCCAACGGCGAGATGTATCTGCAAGACGACAGATTGCGCATCAAATGGCCCGGCGTCGGCAAGCAGGAGATCTTCAGAAAGGTCAACGAAAACCTCATCAGGGTCACCGAAGCCCACAAGGGCATATTCATCAAGAATCTACTCTGGTCCGAGTTTTTCGGTCACGACCTGATTACCGTGCATCCGCTGGGCGGTTGCGCCATGGGCACGGACGCCGGGGCCGGGGTGGTAAACCACAAAGGCCAGGTGTTCGCCGACACCCATGGCACCATGGTCCACGAGGGCCTCTACGTCACCGACGGTTCCGTCATGCCCAGGGCGGTGGGCGTGAATCCCCTGTTGACCATCTCGGCTGTCTCGGAACGGTGTTGCGCCCTGATCGCCCGGGATCGGGGTTGGGCGTACAATGTAGACCTGCCGTCTACGCCGCCCCCCGAGACCGTGGTCCCGGACAAAATCGGCATACGCTTCACGGAGACGATGAAGGGCTACTTCTCCACCAGGGTCAAAGACGATTTTCAGGACGCCTGTGATCAGGGCGAAAAGGACGGCTCGGATTTCCAGTTCATCCTGACTATTCAGACCGATGACATGGAACACATGATCACGGACGACGAGCACCCCGCGCGCATGATCGGGTCCGTCACCGCTCCGGCGCTTTCAGATGAGCCCTTGACCGTCACCGATGGACACTTCAACCTGTTTGCGGACCACCCGACCGAACCCGATACCAAGAACATGAAGTACCGCATGAAACTCGCCTCGGAGACAGGCGACCGGTTCTACTTTTACGGTTACAAAGTGTTGCGGGACGACTTCGGACTGGATATATGGTCTGATACGACCACCCTGTGTATCTCGGTATGGCGGGGGTGA
- a CDS encoding GAF domain-containing protein, with translation MPIGHQGAPAGYLYLLDKEAGREFTGEDEEVMALFAPQAGAAIANAREYQAGIQSKADLGALIDTSPVGVVVFDARSGQVVSYNQEIRRIVKDLDMRDRSIMELLDVVTVRRTNGRRLEPACSGCGRISSASSRWSATCCPTPRDTRRNRPP, from the coding sequence GTGCCAATAGGCCATCAGGGCGCGCCCGCGGGATACTTGTACCTGCTCGACAAGGAGGCCGGTCGGGAGTTCACCGGTGAGGACGAGGAGGTCATGGCGCTGTTCGCGCCCCAGGCCGGAGCGGCGATAGCCAACGCCAGAGAGTACCAGGCCGGCATACAGTCGAAAGCCGATCTGGGGGCGCTTATCGACACCTCGCCGGTGGGGGTGGTGGTGTTTGACGCCCGAAGCGGACAGGTCGTCTCGTACAACCAGGAGATTCGTCGCATCGTCAAAGACCTGGACATGCGGGACCGGTCCATCATGGAATTGCTTGACGTGGTAACCGTGCGACGGACAAATGGCCGTAGACTCGAACCGGCCTGCTCCGGGTGCGGGCGGATCAGCAGCGCATCGTCCAGGTGGTCGGCAACTTGCTGTCCAACGCCGCGCGACACGCGCCGGAATCGTCCACCATAA
- a CDS encoding IS1595 family transposase: MSLVELLKKFNTEEKARKWYEEQVWPQGPCCPKCGTFNVQSNIKHPTMTHRCRECPNRKMFSVRTGTILQSSKLSFQVWVIEIYLFTTGIKGTSSMKLRRDLDVTCKTAWHLAHRLRKAFETERLDFPGRSRLTKHFSAA; the protein is encoded by the coding sequence ATGTCGCTGGTCGAATTGCTCAAGAAGTTCAACACGGAGGAAAAGGCCCGTAAGTGGTACGAAGAACAGGTATGGCCGCAAGGCCCGTGTTGCCCCAAGTGCGGGACGTTCAACGTTCAGTCTAATATCAAGCACCCGACAATGACGCACAGGTGCAGGGAATGCCCCAACCGGAAGATGTTCAGTGTAAGGACGGGCACGATCCTTCAAAGTTCGAAACTGTCCTTCCAGGTATGGGTGATCGAGATTTACCTCTTCACTACGGGGATCAAGGGTACGTCTTCGATGAAACTACGCCGGGATCTGGACGTTACCTGCAAGACCGCTTGGCATTTGGCGCACAGACTGCGCAAGGCTTTCGAGACTGAACGCCTGGATTTTCCGGGCCGGTCGAGGTTGACGAAGCATTTTTCGGCGGCTTAG
- a CDS encoding RidA family protein — MNLPFSDAVRVGHLLFLSGQIGNIPGTTDLAPGGIQGEARQTMENIRTVLEANGSSMDRVIKATVMLADIAEWPAFNEVYVTYFPGDKPARSAFAGSGLAFGARCEVEVIATVGD, encoded by the coding sequence ATGAACCTGCCCTTCTCGGACGCCGTGCGCGTGGGGCATCTGCTTTTCCTCTCCGGCCAGATCGGGAACATCCCCGGTACGACGGATCTGGCGCCGGGCGGCATCCAGGGCGAGGCCCGGCAGACCATGGAGAACATCAGGACGGTCCTGGAGGCCAACGGATCCTCCATGGACCGGGTGATCAAGGCCACGGTCATGCTGGCGGACATCGCCGAATGGCCCGCCTTTAACGAGGTGTACGTCACGTACTTTCCCGGCGACAAGCCGGCCCGCAGCGCCTTCGCCGGCAGCGGCCTGGCCTTCGGCGCACGGTGCGAAGTCGAGGTGATCGCCACGGTGGGAGATTAG
- a CDS encoding YkgJ family cysteine cluster protein yields MAKGKFWHDGLQFSCHGCGHCCTFPGGFIYGSEKEFRRIAEFLDLPFETFLERYTEDIDGYASLVSPDDGPCVFYDQGCSIYPVRPSQCSSYPFWQDILKSKRRWEREAETCRGMNKGKRWTRKEIEAQVASRTKNLMAAKKRT; encoded by the coding sequence ATGGCTAAAGGCAAGTTCTGGCACGACGGACTGCAGTTCTCCTGCCACGGGTGCGGCCACTGCTGCACCTTCCCGGGTGGATTCATCTACGGCAGCGAGAAGGAGTTCCGGCGCATCGCCGAGTTCCTGGACCTGCCGTTCGAAACCTTCCTGGAGAGGTATACGGAAGATATCGATGGGTACGCCTCCCTGGTCTCTCCGGATGACGGTCCCTGCGTATTCTACGACCAGGGATGTTCCATCTATCCGGTGCGGCCGTCCCAGTGCAGCAGCTACCCCTTCTGGCAGGACATCCTGAAGTCCAAACGCCGGTGGGAACGGGAAGCTGAGACGTGTCGGGGCATGAACAAGGGGAAGCGCTGGACGCGCAAGGAGATCGAGGCACAGGTGGCAAGCCGGACGAAGAACCTGATGGCGGCGAAGAAGCGGACGTAG
- a CDS encoding aminotransferase class V-fold PLP-dependent enzyme — protein MDEDIREDKRVDGPDSAEVENGLVWPDRLDRFNRRTFIRVSALAGMAGAAGVAAVGCRSASESDGSAGDGGAGDTGGVGSSGGTGGDPEALAAGLRDNVYTRLLGVRPHVGAHEHLSSMGGSRMPAEVVEAMAEANRYFVDMAELHDAAGRRIAEIMGAEAALVSSGAFAAMLVGAAGVLTGSDQDRMRMLPNPTWPKVECLFQTAHRFFYDNVFGFAGMKLVEAGARAEYEAAITERTALLVGLAYIEHQTRGVPPFPVRHRQEHDPETLMPLEIIEIGKRRGVPVMIDLASNLPPKENLTKYLEAGADLVVVSGGKGIRGPNSTGILAGRADLIQAARVQNAPVNGIGRGLKVGKEEIVGLVAALERYVALDEEAEIAAWNAKARRLADQLQGIDGLEARYELNTHGYCDVELVWDESAVPLSADDVDRLLRAGDPKIIYDGPGPRTLQLEDGEVELVARRLRELFTTGS, from the coding sequence ATGGACGAGGACATTCGGGAAGACAAGCGTGTTGATGGGCCTGATTCGGCGGAAGTGGAAAACGGGCTGGTCTGGCCGGACAGGTTGGACCGGTTCAACCGGCGCACGTTCATCAGAGTGAGTGCCCTGGCCGGCATGGCCGGCGCGGCGGGCGTCGCGGCGGTCGGTTGCAGGAGTGCGAGCGAGTCGGATGGATCGGCGGGAGACGGTGGTGCGGGCGACACGGGCGGTGTCGGTAGTTCCGGCGGCACGGGCGGCGATCCGGAGGCCCTGGCAGCCGGCCTGAGGGACAACGTCTATACCCGGCTGCTGGGCGTGCGGCCCCACGTCGGCGCCCATGAGCACCTGTCGAGCATGGGCGGTTCGCGCATGCCGGCCGAGGTGGTGGAGGCCATGGCCGAGGCCAACCGCTATTTCGTGGACATGGCGGAACTGCACGACGCGGCGGGGCGGCGCATTGCCGAGATCATGGGCGCGGAGGCCGCACTAGTCTCGTCCGGCGCCTTCGCGGCGATGCTGGTAGGCGCGGCGGGCGTCCTGACCGGATCCGACCAGGACCGGATGAGGATGTTGCCCAATCCGACCTGGCCGAAGGTGGAGTGCCTGTTCCAGACGGCCCATCGCTTCTTCTACGACAACGTGTTCGGCTTCGCGGGCATGAAGCTGGTGGAGGCCGGCGCCCGCGCGGAGTACGAGGCGGCAATCACGGAGCGGACGGCACTGCTCGTGGGCCTGGCCTATATCGAGCATCAGACGCGGGGCGTCCCGCCCTTTCCCGTGCGCCACCGGCAGGAACACGATCCCGAGACGCTCATGCCCCTGGAGATCATAGAAATCGGCAAGCGCAGGGGCGTGCCGGTGATGATCGACCTGGCGTCCAACCTGCCGCCGAAAGAGAACCTGACGAAATACCTGGAAGCCGGCGCCGACCTGGTCGTGGTCAGCGGAGGCAAGGGGATACGCGGTCCGAATTCGACGGGGATCCTCGCCGGCCGGGCCGACCTGATCCAGGCCGCCCGGGTGCAGAACGCGCCGGTAAACGGCATCGGTCGGGGGCTGAAGGTCGGCAAGGAGGAAATCGTCGGCCTGGTCGCCGCGCTGGAACGGTACGTCGCGCTCGATGAGGAAGCTGAGATCGCGGCCTGGAACGCGAAGGCCCGCCGACTGGCGGATCAGCTCCAGGGCATAGACGGCCTGGAAGCCCGCTACGAACTCAACACCCACGGGTACTGCGACGTGGAACTGGTCTGGGACGAGTCGGCCGTTCCCCTGTCCGCCGATGACGTGGACCGGCTGTTGCGCGCGGGCGATCCGAAGATCATCTACGACGGCCCGGGGCCGCGCACGCTCCAGCTCGAGGACGGCGAAGTGGAGCTCGTGGCCCGCAGGCTGCGGGAACTGTTTACCACGGGAAGCTGA
- a CDS encoding AIR synthase-related protein, whose product MSGDHLTYEDSGVDYDRIDPLKVLAQQAARTTGANLERAGASEVAASRGESAYVVDIGDAYLASITECLGTKALVADAVRAVPAMPGESGRTWYDHIAQDTIATAVNDIVTVGARPVSIHAYWAAGSSDWFDDTERMNDLVGGWKAACDKLSVAWGGGETPCLTGVVEEGAIDLAASCVGIIRPKSRLTLGEDLAAGDAIVLLESNGIHANGLTLARKLAERLPEGYATVMPGGRKYGEALLDPTVLYPPVTEAAFEAGIGLRYIANITGHGWRKIMRHPGRFTYRIFEVPPVPEVLGFLVHETRQSAEEAYGSLNMGAGFALFVHPDDRDAAVACAEAEGIRAWVAGVVEDGPRQVVVEPLGVTLDGESLALRD is encoded by the coding sequence ATGTCCGGCGACCATCTGACCTACGAGGATTCCGGCGTCGACTACGACCGGATCGATCCGCTGAAGGTCCTCGCCCAGCAGGCGGCACGGACCACGGGGGCCAACCTCGAGCGCGCGGGCGCAAGCGAGGTGGCGGCCAGTCGCGGGGAGTCGGCCTACGTAGTGGACATCGGCGACGCCTATCTCGCCTCCATCACCGAATGCCTGGGTACCAAGGCCCTGGTGGCGGACGCGGTGCGGGCGGTTCCGGCGATGCCTGGTGAATCGGGACGGACCTGGTACGACCACATCGCGCAGGACACCATCGCCACGGCCGTCAACGACATCGTCACCGTGGGCGCACGGCCCGTGAGCATCCACGCCTACTGGGCCGCCGGCTCGTCGGACTGGTTCGACGACACCGAACGTATGAACGATCTGGTCGGGGGATGGAAGGCAGCCTGCGACAAACTGAGCGTGGCCTGGGGCGGCGGCGAAACGCCGTGCCTGACGGGCGTGGTGGAGGAAGGTGCCATCGACCTGGCCGCCTCCTGCGTGGGCATCATCCGGCCGAAGTCGCGCCTCACCCTGGGCGAGGACCTGGCGGCCGGGGACGCGATCGTGCTTTTGGAAAGCAACGGCATTCACGCCAACGGCCTTACCCTCGCGCGCAAGCTGGCCGAACGGCTGCCGGAGGGGTATGCCACGGTCATGCCTGGTGGCCGGAAGTACGGCGAGGCGCTGCTCGATCCAACCGTGCTCTATCCTCCCGTTACCGAAGCGGCCTTCGAGGCCGGCATCGGCCTGCGCTACATCGCCAACATCACCGGCCACGGCTGGCGAAAGATCATGCGCCACCCCGGTCGGTTCACCTACCGCATCTTCGAAGTGCCCCCAGTTCCCGAGGTGCTGGGATTCCTGGTGCATGAGACTCGCCAGTCCGCAGAAGAGGCCTACGGCAGCCTCAACATGGGCGCCGGCTTTGCCCTATTCGTCCACCCGGACGACAGGGACGCGGCAGTGGCCTGCGCCGAAGCGGAAGGCATCCGCGCCTGGGTTGCGGGTGTAGTGGAAGACGGCCCCCGCCAGGTGGTCGTCGAGCCGCTGGGCGTAACGCTCGACGGGGAAAGTCTCGCCCTGCGGGACTGA